One genomic region from Desulfomonilaceae bacterium encodes:
- the hypF gene encoding carbamoyltransferase HypF, giving the protein MPIIRKQIILKGILQGIGFRPTVYRLAVKHRLSGWVVNTTGAVRIEVEGNQDRCQKFVDELPSSVPFPGRIDEYRIFEKSVTGATSFMIQQSLETQRDITPIPPDVATCPSCASELFDPQDRRFLFPFITCTLCGPRFTVVRSFPYDRDRTSMADFVMCDECRKEYENPLDRRFHSQTNSCPVCGPRMRLVDRAGNEIDDDPVMGVIKFLKQGKIAAIKGIGGFHLAVDAYNSNAVQRLRDLKNRPEKPFAIMTRDLQEARKLCEIDAAEEQALTSAMAPIVLLRSNGAKVAPEVAPFVGSLGVMLPYSPTHHLLFRRPSFEGSDCLSALVMTSGNHSDEPIAVENGDALQRLGSIADVFLIHNRQIVLRADDSIVRVIRGKPSVFRRSRGYVPMSFRFQKSTSFSDGDRVEIPGILGVGADLKNAPAIVSRGLITPGPHVGDLESPEAQDHFTRSIDILTNYLEVTPSVIAFDPHPGYFSSRLAQQHDKQLIPVYHHHAHAVSLLVENGLDGPALFVVFDGTGYGEDGTIWGGEFLLADRSSFQRVARLGLFPLIGAEMAIREPLRIAAGLLALSNGGTIPAGALKLFGAASAKTRLWLEAWEKGINTPLTSSAGRLFDAAAALTGFRRPVTFEGQAAMWLESIADANDNYSYKIEFNETELLEPDVASLTRCLAEESLADVSPARLAARFHNSVVELIAETVRRLEHLIPDRKVGLTGGCFQNKRLVQTAAERLEKDGFDVLLHSNVPVNDGGIAIGQAMAGMEIWLRENRTKFGQSGNLREN; this is encoded by the coding sequence ATGCCCATCATTCGAAAACAAATCATCCTCAAAGGAATTTTACAGGGAATAGGTTTCAGGCCTACTGTTTATAGACTCGCTGTCAAACACAGGTTGTCGGGTTGGGTTGTGAACACAACCGGGGCTGTTCGCATAGAGGTGGAAGGAAACCAGGATCGATGTCAAAAATTTGTTGATGAACTGCCATCGTCCGTGCCTTTTCCTGGTCGAATAGACGAATATCGGATATTTGAAAAATCAGTTACGGGCGCTACGTCTTTCATGATTCAGCAGAGTCTGGAAACCCAGCGAGATATTACCCCAATCCCTCCCGATGTCGCTACTTGCCCCTCTTGCGCTTCCGAACTCTTCGATCCTCAAGATAGAAGATTCCTGTTTCCTTTCATCACCTGCACGCTATGCGGTCCCCGGTTTACCGTAGTCAGATCATTCCCATACGATAGAGACAGGACCAGCATGGCGGATTTCGTCATGTGCGATGAGTGCCGCAAAGAATACGAAAATCCTCTTGATCGCCGGTTTCATTCACAGACCAACTCATGTCCTGTTTGCGGTCCTCGCATGCGACTGGTTGATAGAGCGGGAAACGAGATCGATGATGATCCGGTCATGGGGGTCATAAAGTTTCTGAAACAGGGTAAAATTGCGGCCATTAAAGGGATTGGCGGCTTTCATCTGGCTGTTGACGCTTATAACAGCAACGCCGTTCAAAGGTTGCGAGACTTGAAAAACAGGCCTGAAAAACCCTTCGCTATCATGACGCGAGATCTTCAAGAGGCGCGGAAACTCTGTGAAATTGACGCGGCCGAAGAACAGGCCCTCACATCCGCAATGGCGCCGATAGTTTTGCTTAGATCCAATGGGGCCAAAGTTGCGCCGGAGGTCGCTCCTTTTGTCGGTTCTTTGGGCGTAATGCTCCCATATTCGCCAACGCATCATTTGTTGTTCAGGCGCCCCTCCTTCGAGGGCAGCGACTGTCTCTCAGCATTGGTAATGACATCAGGAAACCACTCGGATGAACCAATAGCTGTGGAAAACGGGGACGCTCTGCAGCGACTGGGATCAATCGCCGACGTCTTCCTCATTCATAATCGCCAGATCGTTTTGAGAGCGGATGATTCAATCGTAAGGGTCATAAGAGGGAAGCCTTCGGTTTTCAGACGATCCAGGGGTTATGTCCCTATGAGTTTTCGTTTTCAGAAATCGACAAGTTTTTCAGACGGCGATAGAGTGGAGATCCCCGGAATCCTTGGCGTAGGAGCGGATTTGAAAAACGCCCCTGCGATTGTCAGCCGTGGCTTGATTACACCCGGTCCACACGTGGGAGATCTTGAATCGCCTGAAGCTCAGGACCATTTCACTCGTTCAATTGATATACTGACCAATTATCTGGAGGTTACCCCATCGGTCATAGCGTTTGACCCCCATCCAGGTTATTTCAGTTCACGTTTGGCTCAACAGCATGACAAACAATTGATTCCAGTCTATCATCATCACGCTCACGCTGTCAGCTTGCTTGTTGAAAACGGACTGGACGGTCCGGCTCTTTTTGTGGTTTTTGATGGGACAGGCTATGGAGAGGATGGAACAATATGGGGTGGAGAATTTTTACTGGCGGACAGGTCATCCTTTCAACGTGTAGCGCGGCTTGGGCTATTCCCTCTGATCGGGGCCGAGATGGCGATCCGGGAGCCCCTTAGAATCGCTGCGGGCTTGCTCGCTCTCTCTAATGGAGGGACAATCCCGGCCGGCGCCCTCAAGCTGTTCGGCGCAGCTTCAGCTAAGACCCGTCTATGGTTAGAAGCATGGGAAAAGGGAATAAACACTCCATTAACGTCGTCCGCAGGCAGGTTGTTCGACGCTGCCGCGGCGCTTACGGGATTTAGGCGCCCCGTAACTTTCGAGGGTCAGGCGGCGATGTGGCTTGAATCTATAGCTGACGCAAACGATAACTATTCTTACAAAATAGAATTCAATGAAACGGAATTGCTGGAACCTGACGTGGCTTCATTGACTCGTTGTCTGGCTGAAGAAAGTTTGGCCGACGTTTCGCCTGCAAGGCTGGCAGCGCGATTTCACAACTCAGTGGTGGAATTGATTGCGGAAACGGTCCGAAGATTAGAACATCTGATTCCTGACAGAAAAGTGGGATTGACGGGAGGCTGTTTTCAAAACAAGCGACTCGTTCAAACAGCCGCTGAAAGGCTTGAAAAGGACGGCTTTGATGTTTTACTCCACAGTAATGTTCCTGTTAATGATGGCGGTATAGCAATCGGTCAGGCTATGGCCGGCATGGAAATCTGGTTGAGAGAGAATCGAACAAAATTTGGACAAAGCGGAAATTTACGTGAAAATTAA
- the hypD gene encoding hydrogenase formation protein HypD: MKVETEKHAAKKLAADINSMLSEYPGSMKFMEVCGTHTMAIHSSGIKSLFTKRLGLVSGPGCPVCVTEKLFIDQSIFLGKELGVCLVTFGDLIRVPGSSGSLADFRSQGGMVRVVYSPMDAIDIAIQVAPKPAVFLGIGFETTIPTVAATVKTARARNVQNLFVLPAFKTIHQPLKMLASQKDLTGFLLPGHVSAIIGADSYKYLASEYSKPGVIAGFEGLDILLALRSLVRMTINKEPKIENNYKTVVRQEGNIFARALIDEIFEPSDASWRGLGLIPGSGLAFKSPYEEFDALNRFNVEVQEEPDDPRCKCARILTGELTPNQCGLFGRECVPEEPVGPCMVSSEGTCAAYYKYGGVSIDA; the protein is encoded by the coding sequence TTGAAAGTTGAAACGGAAAAACACGCGGCGAAAAAACTTGCCGCGGACATTAACTCCATGTTGTCCGAATACCCAGGATCCATGAAGTTTATGGAAGTTTGCGGCACTCATACTATGGCGATTCATTCATCCGGCATAAAAAGCCTGTTCACAAAACGGCTTGGTCTGGTCTCAGGCCCCGGGTGTCCCGTATGCGTGACAGAAAAGCTTTTTATTGATCAGTCCATCTTCTTGGGAAAGGAGCTAGGGGTATGCCTGGTGACCTTCGGAGATTTGATCAGGGTGCCCGGATCTTCGGGCTCCCTGGCTGATTTCAGATCCCAGGGCGGCATGGTCAGGGTGGTTTACTCGCCTATGGACGCAATAGATATTGCCATTCAGGTTGCGCCTAAGCCTGCGGTTTTTCTCGGCATAGGGTTCGAAACAACCATTCCCACTGTGGCGGCCACAGTGAAAACCGCCCGGGCGAGAAACGTGCAAAATCTTTTTGTATTGCCGGCTTTCAAGACTATCCACCAACCTCTGAAAATGCTGGCTTCTCAGAAAGATTTGACCGGATTCCTGTTACCTGGTCATGTTTCAGCCATAATTGGGGCCGATTCTTATAAATACCTCGCTTCGGAATACTCAAAACCAGGCGTCATCGCCGGCTTCGAAGGACTGGACATACTCCTGGCTCTTAGAAGCCTGGTCCGTATGACCATTAATAAGGAACCGAAGATCGAGAACAACTACAAAACCGTGGTTCGCCAGGAGGGTAATATCTTTGCCCGGGCATTGATAGATGAGATCTTTGAACCCTCCGACGCTTCATGGAGGGGCCTGGGATTGATACCTGGCAGCGGTCTTGCCTTCAAATCCCCCTACGAAGAGTTTGACGCCTTGAACCGGTTTAACGTCGAGGTTCAGGAAGAGCCGGATGACCCACGCTGCAAGTGCGCCAGGATTCTCACGGGAGAACTGACTCCAAATCAGTGCGGGCTGTTTGGGAGGGAATGCGTTCCGGAAGAACCGGTTGGTCCTTGCATGGTTTCATCAGAAGGCACATGCGCGGCTTATTATAAGTACGGAGGGGTT
- a CDS encoding HD domain-containing protein — protein sequence MELKAIADFLFEVGMLKRTPRSGFQFLGTGKETVAEHSLRCAVIGYTLSRMSAESDTSRVVLMCLFHDLVEARTGDLNYVNKKYVIADEKSAVRDMTANLPFGEEIRLLTEEFNSRTSYESQLANDADQIEMILQLKELGDLGNPYSREWILTATKRLRTEKGKQLARSIMNTDFSAWWFQEKDDEWWIHAVKPEESEK from the coding sequence TTGGAGCTTAAAGCCATTGCTGATTTCTTGTTTGAGGTTGGGATGCTTAAACGCACCCCCAGATCCGGTTTTCAGTTCCTGGGAACGGGAAAAGAAACGGTAGCGGAGCATAGCCTTCGCTGCGCGGTGATTGGTTACACTCTCTCCCGGATGTCCGCGGAATCTGACACCTCCAGGGTAGTCTTGATGTGTTTGTTTCATGATCTTGTAGAAGCCCGGACCGGAGACCTCAATTACGTAAACAAGAAATACGTGATCGCAGATGAAAAGTCTGCGGTGAGAGATATGACGGCCAATTTGCCCTTTGGTGAAGAAATCAGACTCTTAACCGAAGAATTCAATTCAAGGACCTCTTATGAATCGCAGCTTGCCAATGACGCTGACCAGATTGAGATGATACTCCAACTCAAGGAACTCGGAGATCTCGGCAATCCATACTCTCGAGAATGGATACTGACCGCTACCAAGAGGCTTCGGACGGAAAAAGGAAAACAACTGGCCCGGAGTATAATGAATACTGATTTCTCAGCATGGTGGTTCCAGGAAAAAGATGACGAGTGGTGGATACACGCTGTCAAACCCGAAGAGAGCGAAAAGTAG
- the argB gene encoding acetylglutamate kinase translates to MTNDKTPQPVSPEMRAGILAEALPYIRKFRGKRILIKYGGSAMTNNDLKRDFAEDVALLSFIGVKPVIVHGGGPQIGALLKKLGKESKFVKGLRVTDEETMDVVEMVLVAKVNKDVVSLINSYGGRAVGISGRDGQLIRAKKAKPARLAGIDEDLGLVGEVERINPDLIASLEDRGFVPVIAPVGAGPQEKPYNINADTAAGAMAAALEAEKLLLLTDVPGVLDSQNNLISSLSEEEAEQLIKTEGISGGMIPKIKSCLSAIRGGVPKAHIIDGRVPHALLLELLTDEGIGTEIVREKAPGL, encoded by the coding sequence ATGACCAACGATAAAACTCCACAACCTGTTTCTCCGGAGATGAGAGCGGGTATACTCGCTGAAGCTCTTCCATATATCAGGAAGTTTAGAGGCAAACGAATCCTCATAAAATATGGCGGCAGCGCTATGACGAACAACGATCTCAAACGGGATTTTGCGGAGGATGTGGCGCTTCTGAGTTTCATCGGAGTTAAACCTGTCATTGTCCACGGTGGAGGCCCTCAAATAGGAGCGCTGTTAAAGAAACTGGGTAAAGAGAGCAAGTTTGTCAAAGGGCTTCGCGTCACTGATGAAGAGACTATGGACGTTGTCGAGATGGTCCTGGTGGCAAAGGTAAACAAGGACGTAGTCTCACTGATCAATTCATACGGCGGGCGGGCTGTTGGCATATCAGGCCGCGATGGTCAGCTCATCCGGGCAAAAAAAGCCAAGCCTGCAAGATTGGCCGGTATTGATGAGGACCTTGGACTGGTAGGAGAGGTTGAAAGGATTAACCCTGATTTGATAGCTTCACTGGAAGACCGGGGGTTTGTTCCCGTTATAGCGCCAGTAGGCGCAGGTCCACAGGAAAAACCATACAACATAAACGCGGACACGGCCGCCGGGGCTATGGCTGCGGCATTGGAAGCGGAAAAATTACTGTTGCTCACGGATGTGCCGGGTGTGCTGGATTCGCAGAATAATCTTATTTCAAGCCTTTCAGAAGAAGAGGCGGAACAGTTGATAAAGACCGAAGGTATATCCGGCGGAATGATACCAAAAATTAAAAGCTGTCTATCGGCTATCAGAGGCGGAGTGCCGAAAGCCCACATTATTGATGGCAGGGTACCTCACGCTCTGTTGCTGGAACTTCTGACGGATGAGGGTATAGGCACCGAAATTGTTCGCGAAAAAGCGCCGGGCCTTTAG
- a CDS encoding HypC/HybG/HupF family hydrogenase formation chaperone — MCLAIPMVLVEISGPGVGKVDAGGVKTDVSLTMAPHAKVGDYLIIHAGFAIEVLDHEEASIRLDLFKELAEATKNEAVD, encoded by the coding sequence ATGTGTTTGGCCATACCAATGGTACTTGTTGAAATATCCGGTCCCGGCGTTGGAAAAGTGGACGCCGGGGGTGTAAAAACCGACGTTAGCCTGACTATGGCGCCGCATGCGAAGGTAGGAGATTACCTTATAATACACGCTGGATTCGCCATTGAGGTTCTTGACCATGAAGAGGCCTCAATAAGGCTGGATCTGTTCAAAGAGCTTGCGGAAGCTACAAAAAATGAGGCTGTAGATTGA
- a CDS encoding class I SAM-dependent methyltransferase — MGPCQSTCQFEEKVHRVCDLCGSDNSSLIFEKEGFRHVRCWDCGLVFVDPHLKFHEQYQRVSGTGAMGEDKLSTRQLNRICRELAIFGNYRKLNQILEIGPGKGWFLNTARLMGWETWAVEINHEAIANLINKGIKRIITSGAEKFEATEGSFDAIRLWDVIEHLESPRACLLRAYTSLRPGGLLRLSTTNFNSLSRMVNGPEWVYLNGSDHIVLFDPVTIVKILESVGFRKIQVRTRSFNLRKKLYHPEEELETVFQPLKPFRKLIDETIRFTNLGHQMIVNAVKNA, encoded by the coding sequence ATGGGCCCATGTCAATCAACATGTCAATTTGAGGAAAAGGTTCACAGAGTATGTGACTTGTGCGGGTCGGACAATTCCAGTCTTATCTTTGAAAAAGAAGGCTTTAGGCATGTTCGTTGCTGGGATTGCGGACTTGTTTTTGTAGATCCACATCTAAAATTCCACGAGCAATATCAGAGAGTTTCCGGAACCGGCGCAATGGGTGAGGATAAACTTTCAACCCGCCAGCTAAATAGAATTTGTCGGGAACTCGCGATATTTGGAAATTACCGGAAGCTAAACCAAATACTGGAAATAGGACCCGGCAAGGGCTGGTTCCTGAACACGGCGAGACTTATGGGTTGGGAGACCTGGGCAGTAGAGATCAACCATGAAGCTATTGCAAATCTTATTAATAAGGGTATCAAGAGAATAATCACATCGGGAGCGGAAAAATTCGAGGCAACCGAAGGATCATTCGATGCGATAAGACTTTGGGACGTGATTGAACATCTGGAATCTCCAAGAGCCTGTCTGCTGAGAGCATATACAAGCTTGAGACCCGGTGGCCTGTTGCGTCTTTCAACGACAAATTTCAACTCCCTGTCCAGGATGGTAAACGGACCTGAGTGGGTTTATCTGAACGGCTCTGACCATATAGTTCTTTTTGATCCGGTCACAATTGTGAAAATCCTGGAGTCGGTAGGATTCCGGAAAATCCAGGTGAGAACCAGATCCTTTAACTTGAGAAAGAAGCTGTACCACCCTGAAGAGGAACTAGAAACAGTGTTTCAACCGCTGAAGCCGTTCAGGAAATTGATTGATGAAACAATACGATTTACGAACCTGGGGCATCAAATGATTGTTAACGCTGTGAAAAACGCGTGA
- the rpsT gene encoding 30S ribosomal protein S20, which yields MANHPSALKRMRQNEKKRLRNISYKSKVKTAVKKYLKAIEEKTPEASILLNSTMSLLSKGVTKGIFHRNTASRTISRLSKKLAA from the coding sequence ATGGCTAATCATCCGTCAGCACTTAAAAGAATGCGCCAGAACGAGAAGAAGCGCCTAAGAAACATATCCTACAAGTCCAAAGTTAAAACGGCCGTCAAAAAATATCTCAAAGCAATTGAAGAAAAAACTCCCGAAGCGTCAATTCTTCTTAACTCTACCATGTCTCTGTTGAGTAAGGGTGTCACCAAGGGAATTTTTCACAGGAATACGGCATCGAGAACAATATCCAGGCTATCCAAAAAACTGGCCGCTTAA